The following are encoded together in the Macadamia integrifolia cultivar HAES 741 chromosome 10, SCU_Mint_v3, whole genome shotgun sequence genome:
- the LOC122092180 gene encoding TMV resistance protein N-like, whose amino-acid sequence MAAAAPTVVPSSSTSSSTIQWDVFLSFRGEDTRDNFTSHLYGALVSKGIKTFKDDEGLKKGELISEALEKTIKKSRISIIIFSRNYANSRWCLEELALIMERWKKNGQKVIPIFLKGIDQLDVKHQKESFGEPFGEHEKNFDRKMVERWRSALRAAAQLPGWSFIDFR is encoded by the exons ATGGCCGCTGCCGCGCCCACAGTCGTCCCGTCTTCATCAACCTCATCGTCCACGATTCAGTGGGATGTATTCTTAAGTTTTAGAGGAGAAGACACACGGGACAACTTCACATCTCACCTCTATGGGGCCCTGGTCAGTAAAGGGATCAAAACTTTCAAGGATGATGAGGGACTAAAAAAAGGAGAGCTGATCTCTGAAGCGTTGGAAAAGACaatcaagaaatcaagaatTTCCATAATCATATTCTCGAGGAACTATGCCAATTCCAGATGGTGCCTAGAAGAACTGGCCTTGATTATGGAACGCTGGAAAAAGAATGGCCAAAAGGTTATTCCAATTTTCCTCAAGGGTATCGATCAATTGGACGTAAAGCACCAGAAAGAGAGTTTTGGAGAGCCTTTTGGAGAGCACGAAAAGAACTTCGACCGAAAGATGGTGGAAAGATGGAGGTCAGCCCTGAGAGCAGCTGCTCAACTCCCCGGATGGAGCTTTATTGATTTTAG GTAA
- the LOC122092178 gene encoding disease resistance protein At4g27190-like, which yields MATHTVIPSSSSASGFNCDVVLNYQEEEEETTGNHFASNLYTALERANIKTFKDDDNSKQGEQISEALLKGIKESRCAVILFSRNYASSRRCLEELSLMIECRKKLGQRVIPVFLMGVQGSDVRRQEGCFEEPFRLHQQCFPPEVVERWRSALKIAGELCGFNLKDIPHGDEEKLIKKIVKDVVKDVNPFPKSKKRKRETRPPVIKVPNDAMIENQPSTERMVQQMLEWILNPDPHFGIIGVYGMGGVGKTTLVKEVNNHFEKDLSEGEGIPFEIVIMITVSATPNIPNIQTYISKRLGLPNDSEAEALFDALRKKRFLLILDDVWSKLKLQEIGIPNPRTHKGSKILVTSRSKDACTDMGAKKAIKIHPLSEAESWGLFVEVAGDHVVADEIKCFSERIIGRCKGLPLAIVTVGHAMANRLGVGEWASAVREMELSTTDLRGMKEEVFAPLKFSFDRLENDMLRSLFLYFACFPEDYNIKEYEIVNYCVGEGLVDKYGSLTAARNKGEDLIRSLKIACMVEDGEYKGSVRMHDMMRELALWIVTSSSESDSNGPSFLIRTGELVIETPQAHEWLNATRILFYWTSIEKFPELGGRCQKLTSFLLSHSYISTVFPPTNFLQHMDHLSVLDLSYNKSLSLPDSLSCLVHLRVLRLQGCRDLRSLPALGMLQLLQVLDLNGCEGLEQKIQEYEWVGGLSNLRYLDVANSTVSIPVGVISRLHKLEELRMLKARNIKWRMSSAEDEKWDSSETGREGQKDDHRSIIDVEELSHLTIFNHFIQRYHYFGLFQNFGQQD from the exons ATGGCAACCCATACTGTTATCCCGTCCTCCTCCTCCGCCTCTGGATTCAATTGTGATGTAGTTTTGaattaccaagaagaagaagaagaaacgacAGGGAACCATTTCGCAAGTAACCTCTACACTGCTCTGGAGAGGGCCAACATCAAAACATTCAAGGACGATGATAACTCGAAACAAGGAGAACAGATCTCTGAAGCGCTtttgaaaggaatcaaggaatcAAGATGTGCAGTTATATTGTTCTCGAGGAACTATGCTTCTTCAAGACGGTGCCTTGAAGAGCTTTCCTTGATGATAGAATGTAGGAAAAAGCTTGGCCAAAGGGTAATTCCTGTTTTCCTTATGGGTGTCCAAGGATCGGACGTACGGCGTCAAGAGGGTTGCTTTGAGGAGCCTTTTCGCCTCCACCAACAGTGCTTCCCGCCCGAGGTGGTGGAAAGGTGGAGGTCAGCTCTGAAAATAGCCGGTGAACTCTGTGGATTCAACTTGAAAGACATTCCTCACGG TGATGAAGAGAAGTTGATTAAAAAGATAGTGAAAGACGTAGTGAAAGACGTCAACCCGTTTCCcaaaagcaagaaaagaaagCGAGAGACAAGGCCGCCTGTGATAAAGGTTCCAAACGACGCAATGATCGAGAACCAGCCATCTACCGAACGCATGGTGCAGCAGATGCTTGAATGGATACTTAATCCTGATCcacattttggcatcataggaGTTTATGGAATGGGGGGAGTAGGCAAAACCACTCTGGTCAAAGAAGTAAACAATCACTTTGAAAAAGATTTGTCCGAAGGAGAAGGGATACCTTTCGAGATTGTGATAATGATCACAGTGTCTGCCACTCCCAACATACCAAATATCCAAACCTATATCAGTAAGCGCCTTGGATTACCAAATGATAGTGAGGCTGAAGCATTGTTCGATGCCCTAAGGAAGAAGAGATTCCTTCTAATTTTGGATGATGTGTGGAGCAAATTAAAGCTCCAGGAGATTGGAATCCCTAACCCTCGAACCCACAAAGGGAGCAAGATCCTAGTGACCAGTCGAAGTAAAGATGCCTGCACTGATATGGGTGCtaaaaaagcaataaaaattCATCCATTATCAGAAGCTGAATCATGGGGGCTCTTTGTTGAAGTAGCTGGTGACCATGTTGTTGCCGATGAGATAAAGTGTTTTTCTGAAAGAATTATTGGAAGATGCAAGGGTCTCCCTCTCGCAATTGTCACTGTTGGTCACGCAATGGCAAATCGACTTGGGGTCGGGGAGTGGGCAAGTGCAGTAAGGGAAATGGAGCTATCAACCACAGATCTCCGAGGTATGAAGGAAGAAGTATTTGCTCCCTTAAAATTCAGTTTTGATAGATTGGAGAATGATATGCTTAGGAGcctatttctttattttgctTGTTTCCCTGAAGACTATAACATAAAAGAATATGAGATTGTAAATTATTGTGTTGGAGAGGGATTAGTAGACAAATATGGTAGTCTAACAGCTGCCAGGAATAAAGGTGAGGATCTGATAAGAAGCTTGAAAATTGCTTGTATGGTGGAAGATGGAGAGTATAAAGGCAGTGTGAGGATGCATGACATGATGCGAGAACTCGCACTTTGGATTGTTACTTCTTCTTCAGAGTCTGATAGCAATGGCCCCAGTTTCTTGATAAGGACTGGTGAATTAGTTATCGAGACACCACAGGCTCATGAGTGGCTAAATGCAacaaggattttattttattggaccAGCATAGAGAAGTTTCCGGAGTTGGGAGGGAGGTGCCAAAAACTAACCTCTTTCCTATTGAGCCATAGTTACATCTCCACTGTTTTTCCCCCAACAAATTTCTTGCAACACATGGATCATCTTAGCGTACTTGATCTTTCTTACAATAAATCGCTTTCTCTCCCAGATTCCTTGTCATGTTTGGTGCATCTTCGGGTGCTTAGGTTACAGGGTTGTAGGGACTTGAGATCATTGCCTGCACTGGGAATGCTTCAACTGTTgcaagttttagatttgaatggGTGTGAAGGATTAGAACAGAAAATCCAGGAATATGAATGGGTGGGAGGTCTAAGTAATTTAAGATACTTGGATGTGGCAAATTCCACGGTTTCCATTCCTGTGGGGGTAATTTCTCGTTTGCACAAATTGGAGGAATTGAGAATGTTGAAAGCAAGAAATATAAAATGGAGGATGAGTTCCGCTGAAGATGAAAAATGGGATTCGAGTGAGACTGGTCGTGAAGGACAAAAGGATGATCATCGCTCCATCATTGATGTGGAGGAGTtgtcccacttgaccatctttAACCATTTCATTCAAAGATATCATTATTTTGGACTATTTCAAAACTTTGGCCAACAAGATTAA